The nucleotide window TGGAACTTGGTACCACGTTGACGAACGATGATGCTGCCGCCAGAAATCAATTCACCGCCGTAAGCTTTAACACCAAGGCGTTTCGCTTCTGAATCGCGACCGTTACGGGAACTACCTACCCCTTTCTTGTGAGCCATTTTCTAAACTCCTCAATTAACCTTTAATTGCAGTGATTTTCACTTCAGTGAACCACTGACGGTGACCTTGACGCTTCATGTGGTGCTTACGACGACGGAACTTGATGATTTTCACTTTGTCCGCACGGCCGTGAGAAACGACTTCTGCAGTTACGGTAGCGCCATCTACAACAGGAGCGCCGATCTTGACGTCTGCACCGTTGGCAACCAGGTAAACTTT belongs to Cellvibrio sp. pealriver and includes:
- the rpmA gene encoding 50S ribosomal protein L27 → MAHKKGVGSSRNGRDSEAKRLGVKAYGGELISGGSIIVRQRGTKFHAGPNVGLGKDHTLFAKVDGTVKFEIKGAFGRQYVSIIPAV
- the rplU gene encoding 50S ribosomal protein L21 — translated: MSAYAIFESGGKQHRVVVGETLKLEKIDFATGGVVEFNKVYLVANGADVKIGAPVVDGATVTAEVVSHGRADKVKIIKFRRRKHHMKRQGHRQWFTEVKITAIKG